In a single window of the Gossypium hirsutum isolate 1008001.06 chromosome D02, Gossypium_hirsutum_v2.1, whole genome shotgun sequence genome:
- the LOC107910743 gene encoding phosphatidate phosphatase PAH2 isoform X4 has protein sequence MYAVGRLGSYISRGVYSVSAPFHPFGGAVDIIVVEQPDGSFKSSPWYVRFGKFQGILKTREKVVTICVNGIEANFHMFLDHTGEAYFLREVDGDEEESEAVSFPFPSGYETDEPSSAYRRPLKSKSCNFGGDKLNSMDQIDVNNMKIVARTTSQQSEIFGHVFGLGSEKEDDYREDGGGVMRLESLERAEIAAGLLEMKWSTNIVSDSSNGNASPFSSTNDALDDKEFEEDTQVSDEQSQLQSSVNDKEENSIGHQILIGESDFCKTSSLSEGFMEEKSEIIANNSGTVDGNSVGNSDLQCQYKLEACKDEQFDGELADDERSVNKETVSDRLQSFVPESSVRTSDGSSEQTHETLCLSDEGNGEVHVHAETLVRTTELVPEVNSHPMSSVLPSESSEDEQFVFSDLAEFKHHEPDCINKDHPSICTESEEVNGLCNVNSESLDSDKFVEESPAANMENSIERSGIISDPISIFGNHGVVGEKDGLQVESLPIMQSPTAKLDSSNNCPVSHSLDSTSETIRWTSIRKDDSNEIRSDADEEQQSAHESSSREESETSGKLKNIIRSSAVEISFCKHLLYEGMGAEAARQAFDAEKLDNKKFSSLGETVVKNDRLVVRIDGHYFPWDAAAPILLGMVTFGSEKIIEPTGMIPIDRLEKSVEGGPSKAIVTQSRKWRLWPFSLKRSRSRKAAQPGAADTGGSDIGNAADDSVASDDDENFLTPKPVKKMIRAITPTSEQLASLNLKDGMNQITFTFSTAMLGKQQVLFVGFLLEVDARIYLWHWNTHVVISDVDGTITKSDVLGQFMPLVGMDWSQTGVAHLFSAIKENGYQLLFLSARAISQAYLTRQFLANLKQDGKALPDGPIVISPDGLFPSLYREVIRRAPHEFKIACLEEIKALFPSDCNPFYAGFGNRDTDEISYLKVGIPRGKIFIINPKGEVVVNRRVDTKSYSSLHALVHGMFPPMASHEQEDYNSWNFWKLPPPGIDI, from the exons ATGTACGCGGTGGGGAGACTAGGCAGCTATATCTCTCGTGGTGTATATTCTGTTTCAGCTCCATTTCATCCTTTTGGTGGTGCAGTAGATATAATAGTAGTGGAACAACCCGATGGGAGCTTCAAATCATCCCCTTGGTATGTTCGATTTGGTAAATTTCAAGGGATTTTAAAGACAAGGGAGAAGGTGGTTACCATCTGTGTTAATGGCATCGAAGCCAATTTCCACATGTTTCTTGATCATACAGGGGAAGCATACTTTCTCAGGGAGGTTGATGGTGACGAAGAGGAATCTGAAGCTGTTTCATTTCCTTTTCCTTCAGGATATGAAACAGATGAACCTTCCTCTGCTTATAGGAGGCCACTGAAGTCCAAAAGTTGCAACTTCGGTGGTGATAAGTTGAATTCCATGGATCAAATTGATGTGAACAACATGAAAATTGTTGCCAGGACGACTTCCCAACAATCAGAGATATTTGGTCATGTTTTCGGACTGGGATCAGAAAAGGAGGATGATTACAGGGAGGATGGCGGTGGTGTAATGAGATTGGAATCATTGGAGCGTGCTGAGATTGCTGCTGGCCTGTTGGAGATGAAGTGGTCCACTAATATCGTCTCTGACAGTTCAAATGGCAATGCTTCCCCATTTTCTTCTACAAATGATGCACTGGATGATAAAGAGTTTGAAGAAGATACACAGGTTAGTGATGAACAAAGCCAACTTCAATCTTCTGTGAATGATAAGGAGGAAAATAGTATAGGTCATCAGATATTAATAGGGGAATCTGACTTCTGCAAAACCtcttcactaagtgaaggttttATGGAAGAAAAATCCGAAATAATAGCCAATAATTCAGGAACTGTAGATGGTAATAGTGTTGGGAACTCTGATCTGCAATGTCAATATAAGCTTGAAGCATGTAAGGACGAGCAGTTTGATGGAGAACTGGCTGATGATGAAAGGAGTGTCAATAAGGAGACTGTTTCAGACAGGCTTCAGTCTTTTGTTCCAGAGAGCTCGGTTAGAACATCGGATGGTTCCAGTGAACAAACTCATGAAACACTGTGCCTTTCTGATGAAGGAAATGGGGAAGTACACGTTCATGCTGAAACACTGGTAAGAACAACTGAGCTAGTACCAGAGGTGAACTCTCATCCAATGAGCAGTGTTCTACCATCAGAGAGTTCTGAAGATGAACAATTCGTTTTCAGCGACCTTGCAGAATTCAAACACCATGAACCAGATTGCATAAATAAAGATCATCCTTCAATTTGTACCGAAAGTGAAGAAGTAAATGGTTTGTGTAATGTGAATAGTGAGTCATTAGATTCTGACAAGTTTGTTGAGGAGAGTCCAGCAGCTAATATGGAGAATTCCATAGAAAGGTCAGGGATTATCTCTGATCCTATTAGTATTTTTGGAAATCATGGAGTAGTTGGTGAAAAAGATGGGTTGCAAGTGGAATCACTTCCTATTATGCAGTCTCCTACTGCCAAACTTGATTCAAGTAACAACTGCCCAGTAAGCCATTCTTTAGACTCGACTTCTGAAACCATTAGGTGGACATCGATCAGGAAGGATGATTCAAACGAGATAAGGTCCGATGCAGATGAGGAACAGCAATCGGCACATGAAAGCTCTAGTAGAGAGGAGAGTGAGACTTCGGGGAAGCTGAAAAATATTATTCGCAGTTCTGCTGTTG AGATATCTTTTTGCAAGCACTTGTTATATGAAGGGATGGGTGCTGAAGCAGCTCGTCAAGCTTTTGATGCTGAAAAACTGGATAACAAGAAATTTAGTTCTTTAGGTGAAACTGTTGTAAAGAATGATAGGCTTGTTGTTCGAATTGATGGCCATTACTTTCCATGGGATGCAGCAGCACCTATTCTTTTAGGAATGGTTACATTTGGAAGTGAAAAAATAATTGAACCCACAGGCATGATACCTATTGACAGACTGGAGAAATCCGTTGAAGGGGGTCCATCAAAAGCCATAGTCACCCAGAGTAGAAAGTGGAGGCTTTGGCCTTTTTCTTTGAAAAGATCAAGATCTAGGAAGGCTGCGCAGCCGGGTGCAGCAGATACCGGAGGCTCAGATATTGGGAATGCTGCTGATGATTCTGTTGCTAGTGATGATGATGAGAATTTTCTTACACCCAAGCCAGTGAAGAAGATGATCAGGGCAATCACCCCAACCTCTGAACAACTAGCATCATTGAATCTAAAAGATGGAATGAATCAGATAACCTTTACATTTTCGACTGCTATGTTAGGGAAACAGCAGGTTCTTTTTGTTGGATTCTTACTTGAA GTTGATGCCAGAATCTATTTGTGGCACTGGAACACTCATGTAGTAATCTCAGATGTTGATGGGACAATTACAAA ATCAGATGTCCTAGGCCAGTTCATGCCGTTGGTTGGGATGGATTGGTCACAAACAGGTGTTGCACATTTATTTTCAGCTATTAAG GAAAATGGGTATCAGTTGCTTTTCCTTAGTGCACGTGCTATATCGCAGGCATATCTCACTAGACAATTTTTAGCGAATCTTAAGCAG GATGGTAAGGCATTACCAGATGGGCCGATTGTTATTTCTCCTGATGGCCTTTTTCCATCCCTGTATAGAGAAG TTATTAGAAGAGCTCCTCATGAGTTCAAGATTGCATGCTTAGAG GAAATAAAGGCGTTGTTTCCATCTGATTGCAACCCATTCTATGCTGGTTTTGGGAATAGAGACACCGATGAAATTAGCTATCTTAAGGTTGGAATCCCGAGAGGAAAAATCTTCATTATTAATCCAAAG GGTGAGGTTGTTGTGAACCGCCGTGTTGACACAAAATCTTATAGTTCTCTTCACGCTCTTGTGCATGGCATGTTTCCACCAATGGCTTCTCATGAGCAG GAGGATTATAATTCGTGGAATTTCTGGAAACTGCCGCCTCCTGGAATTGATATATGA
- the LOC107910743 gene encoding phosphatidate phosphatase PAH2 isoform X3, whose amino-acid sequence MYAVGRLGSYISRGVYSVSAPFHPFGGAVDIIVVEQPDGSFKSSPWYVRFGKFQGILKTREKVVTICVNGIEANFHMFLDHTGEAYFLREVDGDEEESEAVSFPFPSGYETDEPSSAYRRPLKSKSCNFGGDKLNSMDQIDVNNMKIVARTTSQQSEIFGHVFGLGSEKEDDYREDGGGVMRLESLERAEIAAGLLEMKWSTNIVSDSSNGNASPFSSTNDALDDKEFEEDTQVSDEQSQLQSSVNDKEENSIGHQILIGESDFCKTSSLSEGFMEEKSEIIANNSGTVDGNSVGNSDLQCQYKLEACKDEQFDGELADDERSVNKETVSDRLQSFVPESSVRTSDGSSEQTHETLCLSDEGNGEVHVHAETLVRTTELVPEVNSHPMSSVLPSESSEDEQFVFSDLAEFKHHEPDCINKDHPSICTESEEVNGLCNVNSESLDSDKFVEESPAANMENSIERSGIISDPISIFGNHGVVGEKDGLQVESLPIMQSPTAKLDSSNNCPVSHSLDSTSETIRWTSIRKDDSNEIRSDADEEQQSAHESSSREESETSGKLKNIIRSSAVEISFCKHLLYEGMGAEAARQAFDAEKLDNKKFSSLGETVVKNDRLVVRIDGHYFPWDAAAPILLGMVTFGSEKIIEPTGMIPIDRLEKSVEGGPSKAIVTQSRKWRLWPFSLKRSRSRKAAQPGAADTGGSDIGNAADDSVASDDDENFLTPKPVKKMIRAITPTSEQLASLNLKDGMNQITFTFSTAMLGKQQVLFVGFLLEVDARIYLWHWNTHVVISDVDGTITKSDVLGQFMPLVGMDWSQTGVAHLFSAIKENGYQLLFLSARAISQAYLTRQFLANLKQDGKALPDGPIVISPDGLFPSLYREVIRRAPHEFKIACLEEIKALFPSDCNPFYAGFGNRDTDEISYLKVGIPRGKIFIINPKGEVVVNRRVDTKSYSSLHALVHGMFPPMASHEQDMYWIRVLQQKHEELEQHSHLLLEDYNSWNFWKLPPPGIDI is encoded by the exons ATGTACGCGGTGGGGAGACTAGGCAGCTATATCTCTCGTGGTGTATATTCTGTTTCAGCTCCATTTCATCCTTTTGGTGGTGCAGTAGATATAATAGTAGTGGAACAACCCGATGGGAGCTTCAAATCATCCCCTTGGTATGTTCGATTTGGTAAATTTCAAGGGATTTTAAAGACAAGGGAGAAGGTGGTTACCATCTGTGTTAATGGCATCGAAGCCAATTTCCACATGTTTCTTGATCATACAGGGGAAGCATACTTTCTCAGGGAGGTTGATGGTGACGAAGAGGAATCTGAAGCTGTTTCATTTCCTTTTCCTTCAGGATATGAAACAGATGAACCTTCCTCTGCTTATAGGAGGCCACTGAAGTCCAAAAGTTGCAACTTCGGTGGTGATAAGTTGAATTCCATGGATCAAATTGATGTGAACAACATGAAAATTGTTGCCAGGACGACTTCCCAACAATCAGAGATATTTGGTCATGTTTTCGGACTGGGATCAGAAAAGGAGGATGATTACAGGGAGGATGGCGGTGGTGTAATGAGATTGGAATCATTGGAGCGTGCTGAGATTGCTGCTGGCCTGTTGGAGATGAAGTGGTCCACTAATATCGTCTCTGACAGTTCAAATGGCAATGCTTCCCCATTTTCTTCTACAAATGATGCACTGGATGATAAAGAGTTTGAAGAAGATACACAGGTTAGTGATGAACAAAGCCAACTTCAATCTTCTGTGAATGATAAGGAGGAAAATAGTATAGGTCATCAGATATTAATAGGGGAATCTGACTTCTGCAAAACCtcttcactaagtgaaggttttATGGAAGAAAAATCCGAAATAATAGCCAATAATTCAGGAACTGTAGATGGTAATAGTGTTGGGAACTCTGATCTGCAATGTCAATATAAGCTTGAAGCATGTAAGGACGAGCAGTTTGATGGAGAACTGGCTGATGATGAAAGGAGTGTCAATAAGGAGACTGTTTCAGACAGGCTTCAGTCTTTTGTTCCAGAGAGCTCGGTTAGAACATCGGATGGTTCCAGTGAACAAACTCATGAAACACTGTGCCTTTCTGATGAAGGAAATGGGGAAGTACACGTTCATGCTGAAACACTGGTAAGAACAACTGAGCTAGTACCAGAGGTGAACTCTCATCCAATGAGCAGTGTTCTACCATCAGAGAGTTCTGAAGATGAACAATTCGTTTTCAGCGACCTTGCAGAATTCAAACACCATGAACCAGATTGCATAAATAAAGATCATCCTTCAATTTGTACCGAAAGTGAAGAAGTAAATGGTTTGTGTAATGTGAATAGTGAGTCATTAGATTCTGACAAGTTTGTTGAGGAGAGTCCAGCAGCTAATATGGAGAATTCCATAGAAAGGTCAGGGATTATCTCTGATCCTATTAGTATTTTTGGAAATCATGGAGTAGTTGGTGAAAAAGATGGGTTGCAAGTGGAATCACTTCCTATTATGCAGTCTCCTACTGCCAAACTTGATTCAAGTAACAACTGCCCAGTAAGCCATTCTTTAGACTCGACTTCTGAAACCATTAGGTGGACATCGATCAGGAAGGATGATTCAAACGAGATAAGGTCCGATGCAGATGAGGAACAGCAATCGGCACATGAAAGCTCTAGTAGAGAGGAGAGTGAGACTTCGGGGAAGCTGAAAAATATTATTCGCAGTTCTGCTGTTG AGATATCTTTTTGCAAGCACTTGTTATATGAAGGGATGGGTGCTGAAGCAGCTCGTCAAGCTTTTGATGCTGAAAAACTGGATAACAAGAAATTTAGTTCTTTAGGTGAAACTGTTGTAAAGAATGATAGGCTTGTTGTTCGAATTGATGGCCATTACTTTCCATGGGATGCAGCAGCACCTATTCTTTTAGGAATGGTTACATTTGGAAGTGAAAAAATAATTGAACCCACAGGCATGATACCTATTGACAGACTGGAGAAATCCGTTGAAGGGGGTCCATCAAAAGCCATAGTCACCCAGAGTAGAAAGTGGAGGCTTTGGCCTTTTTCTTTGAAAAGATCAAGATCTAGGAAGGCTGCGCAGCCGGGTGCAGCAGATACCGGAGGCTCAGATATTGGGAATGCTGCTGATGATTCTGTTGCTAGTGATGATGATGAGAATTTTCTTACACCCAAGCCAGTGAAGAAGATGATCAGGGCAATCACCCCAACCTCTGAACAACTAGCATCATTGAATCTAAAAGATGGAATGAATCAGATAACCTTTACATTTTCGACTGCTATGTTAGGGAAACAGCAGGTTCTTTTTGTTGGATTCTTACTTGAA GTTGATGCCAGAATCTATTTGTGGCACTGGAACACTCATGTAGTAATCTCAGATGTTGATGGGACAATTACAAA ATCAGATGTCCTAGGCCAGTTCATGCCGTTGGTTGGGATGGATTGGTCACAAACAGGTGTTGCACATTTATTTTCAGCTATTAAG GAAAATGGGTATCAGTTGCTTTTCCTTAGTGCACGTGCTATATCGCAGGCATATCTCACTAGACAATTTTTAGCGAATCTTAAGCAG GATGGTAAGGCATTACCAGATGGGCCGATTGTTATTTCTCCTGATGGCCTTTTTCCATCCCTGTATAGAGAAG TTATTAGAAGAGCTCCTCATGAGTTCAAGATTGCATGCTTAGAG GAAATAAAGGCGTTGTTTCCATCTGATTGCAACCCATTCTATGCTGGTTTTGGGAATAGAGACACCGATGAAATTAGCTATCTTAAGGTTGGAATCCCGAGAGGAAAAATCTTCATTATTAATCCAAAG GGTGAGGTTGTTGTGAACCGCCGTGTTGACACAAAATCTTATAGTTCTCTTCACGCTCTTGTGCATGGCATGTTTCCACCAATGGCTTCTCATGAGCAG GACATGTACTGGATAAGGGTACTTCAACAAAAACATGAAGAGTTGGAGCAACATAGTCACCTTCTCCTA GAGGATTATAATTCGTGGAATTTCTGGAAACTGCCGCCTCCTGGAATTGATATATGA
- the LOC107910743 gene encoding phosphatidate phosphatase PAH2 isoform X5, producing MYAVGRLGSYISRGVYSVSAPFHPFGGAVDIIVVEQPDGSFKSSPWYVRFGKFQGILKTREKVVTICVNGIEANFHMFLDHTGEAYFLREVDGDEEESEAVSFPFPSGYETDEPSSAYRRPLKSKSCNFGGDKLNSMDQIDVNNMKIVARTTSQQSEIFGHVFGLGSEKEDDYREDGGGVMRLESLERAEIAAGLLEMKWSTNIVSDSSNGNASPFSSTNDALDDKEFEEDTQVSDEQSQLQSSVNDKEENSIGHQILIGESDFCKTSSLSEGFMEEKSEIIANNSGTVDGNSVGNSDLQCQYKLEACKDEQFDGELADDERSVNKETVSDRLQSFVPESSVRTSDGSSEQTHETLCLSDEGNGEVHVHAETLVRTTELVPEVNSHPMSSVLPSESSEDEQFVFSDLAEFKHHEPDCINKDHPSICTESEEVNGLCNVNSESLDSDKFVEESPAANMENSIERSGIISDPISIFGNHGVVGEKDGLQVESLPIMQSPTAKLDSSNNCPVSHSLDSTSETIRWTSIRKDDSNEIRSDADEEQQSAHESSSREESETSGKLKNIIRSSAVEISFCKHLLYEGMGAEAARQAFDAEKLDNKKFSSLGETVVKNDRLVVRIDGHYFPWDAAAPILLGMVTFGSEKIIEPTGMIPIDRLEKSVEGGPSKAIVTQSRKWRLWPFSLKRSRSRKAAQPGAADTGGSDIGNAADDSVASDDDENFLTPKPVKKMIRAITPTSEQLASLNLKDGMNQITFTFSTAMLGKQQVDARIYLWHWNTHVVISDVDGTITKSDVLGQFMPLVGMDWSQTGVAHLFSAIKENGYQLLFLSARAISQAYLTRQFLANLKQDGKALPDGPIVISPDGLFPSLYREVIRRAPHEFKIACLEEIKALFPSDCNPFYAGFGNRDTDEISYLKVGIPRGKIFIINPKGEVVVNRRVDTKSYSSLHALVHGMFPPMASHEQEDYNSWNFWKLPPPGIDI from the exons ATGTACGCGGTGGGGAGACTAGGCAGCTATATCTCTCGTGGTGTATATTCTGTTTCAGCTCCATTTCATCCTTTTGGTGGTGCAGTAGATATAATAGTAGTGGAACAACCCGATGGGAGCTTCAAATCATCCCCTTGGTATGTTCGATTTGGTAAATTTCAAGGGATTTTAAAGACAAGGGAGAAGGTGGTTACCATCTGTGTTAATGGCATCGAAGCCAATTTCCACATGTTTCTTGATCATACAGGGGAAGCATACTTTCTCAGGGAGGTTGATGGTGACGAAGAGGAATCTGAAGCTGTTTCATTTCCTTTTCCTTCAGGATATGAAACAGATGAACCTTCCTCTGCTTATAGGAGGCCACTGAAGTCCAAAAGTTGCAACTTCGGTGGTGATAAGTTGAATTCCATGGATCAAATTGATGTGAACAACATGAAAATTGTTGCCAGGACGACTTCCCAACAATCAGAGATATTTGGTCATGTTTTCGGACTGGGATCAGAAAAGGAGGATGATTACAGGGAGGATGGCGGTGGTGTAATGAGATTGGAATCATTGGAGCGTGCTGAGATTGCTGCTGGCCTGTTGGAGATGAAGTGGTCCACTAATATCGTCTCTGACAGTTCAAATGGCAATGCTTCCCCATTTTCTTCTACAAATGATGCACTGGATGATAAAGAGTTTGAAGAAGATACACAGGTTAGTGATGAACAAAGCCAACTTCAATCTTCTGTGAATGATAAGGAGGAAAATAGTATAGGTCATCAGATATTAATAGGGGAATCTGACTTCTGCAAAACCtcttcactaagtgaaggttttATGGAAGAAAAATCCGAAATAATAGCCAATAATTCAGGAACTGTAGATGGTAATAGTGTTGGGAACTCTGATCTGCAATGTCAATATAAGCTTGAAGCATGTAAGGACGAGCAGTTTGATGGAGAACTGGCTGATGATGAAAGGAGTGTCAATAAGGAGACTGTTTCAGACAGGCTTCAGTCTTTTGTTCCAGAGAGCTCGGTTAGAACATCGGATGGTTCCAGTGAACAAACTCATGAAACACTGTGCCTTTCTGATGAAGGAAATGGGGAAGTACACGTTCATGCTGAAACACTGGTAAGAACAACTGAGCTAGTACCAGAGGTGAACTCTCATCCAATGAGCAGTGTTCTACCATCAGAGAGTTCTGAAGATGAACAATTCGTTTTCAGCGACCTTGCAGAATTCAAACACCATGAACCAGATTGCATAAATAAAGATCATCCTTCAATTTGTACCGAAAGTGAAGAAGTAAATGGTTTGTGTAATGTGAATAGTGAGTCATTAGATTCTGACAAGTTTGTTGAGGAGAGTCCAGCAGCTAATATGGAGAATTCCATAGAAAGGTCAGGGATTATCTCTGATCCTATTAGTATTTTTGGAAATCATGGAGTAGTTGGTGAAAAAGATGGGTTGCAAGTGGAATCACTTCCTATTATGCAGTCTCCTACTGCCAAACTTGATTCAAGTAACAACTGCCCAGTAAGCCATTCTTTAGACTCGACTTCTGAAACCATTAGGTGGACATCGATCAGGAAGGATGATTCAAACGAGATAAGGTCCGATGCAGATGAGGAACAGCAATCGGCACATGAAAGCTCTAGTAGAGAGGAGAGTGAGACTTCGGGGAAGCTGAAAAATATTATTCGCAGTTCTGCTGTTG AGATATCTTTTTGCAAGCACTTGTTATATGAAGGGATGGGTGCTGAAGCAGCTCGTCAAGCTTTTGATGCTGAAAAACTGGATAACAAGAAATTTAGTTCTTTAGGTGAAACTGTTGTAAAGAATGATAGGCTTGTTGTTCGAATTGATGGCCATTACTTTCCATGGGATGCAGCAGCACCTATTCTTTTAGGAATGGTTACATTTGGAAGTGAAAAAATAATTGAACCCACAGGCATGATACCTATTGACAGACTGGAGAAATCCGTTGAAGGGGGTCCATCAAAAGCCATAGTCACCCAGAGTAGAAAGTGGAGGCTTTGGCCTTTTTCTTTGAAAAGATCAAGATCTAGGAAGGCTGCGCAGCCGGGTGCAGCAGATACCGGAGGCTCAGATATTGGGAATGCTGCTGATGATTCTGTTGCTAGTGATGATGATGAGAATTTTCTTACACCCAAGCCAGTGAAGAAGATGATCAGGGCAATCACCCCAACCTCTGAACAACTAGCATCATTGAATCTAAAAGATGGAATGAATCAGATAACCTTTACATTTTCGACTGCTATGTTAGGGAAACAGCAG GTTGATGCCAGAATCTATTTGTGGCACTGGAACACTCATGTAGTAATCTCAGATGTTGATGGGACAATTACAAA ATCAGATGTCCTAGGCCAGTTCATGCCGTTGGTTGGGATGGATTGGTCACAAACAGGTGTTGCACATTTATTTTCAGCTATTAAG GAAAATGGGTATCAGTTGCTTTTCCTTAGTGCACGTGCTATATCGCAGGCATATCTCACTAGACAATTTTTAGCGAATCTTAAGCAG GATGGTAAGGCATTACCAGATGGGCCGATTGTTATTTCTCCTGATGGCCTTTTTCCATCCCTGTATAGAGAAG TTATTAGAAGAGCTCCTCATGAGTTCAAGATTGCATGCTTAGAG GAAATAAAGGCGTTGTTTCCATCTGATTGCAACCCATTCTATGCTGGTTTTGGGAATAGAGACACCGATGAAATTAGCTATCTTAAGGTTGGAATCCCGAGAGGAAAAATCTTCATTATTAATCCAAAG GGTGAGGTTGTTGTGAACCGCCGTGTTGACACAAAATCTTATAGTTCTCTTCACGCTCTTGTGCATGGCATGTTTCCACCAATGGCTTCTCATGAGCAG GAGGATTATAATTCGTGGAATTTCTGGAAACTGCCGCCTCCTGGAATTGATATATGA